One part of the Anaeromyxobacter sp. Fw109-5 genome encodes these proteins:
- the fdh gene encoding formate dehydrogenase, translating into MPRLPVISDWPVARQLVSGDGSGLGASAMSERTRELAPRTASADRVVRSICPYCAVGCGQLVYVKDERIIDIEGDPDSPMSQGCLCPKGAATFQLVTGSHREQHVLHRRPGATAWERIPLERAMDMVAERVKRSRDATFEERIEDPGAKHHGARVRRSLGVAHLGGATLDNEENYLLKKLYTALGIVQVENQARIUHSSTVPGLGISFGRGGATTFPADLQNADWIVVQGSNMAECHPVAFRWVMEAKNRGATVIHVDPRFTRTSAVSDLHVPIRPGSDIAFLGGLVRHVIENRRWFEEYVLHYTNAATLVDERFRDTEDLEGLFSGFDPEANSYDPETWSYEGVAGTVPAAGHKELFAEKGAGREALHGNVLERRTDPTLQDPRCVFQLLRRHFSRYTPEVVAETCGIPEPLFLEVAETLCRNSGRERTGAFCYAVGWTQHSVGVQYIRTAAILQLLLGNIGRPGGGIMALRGHASIQGSTDIPTLFDMLPGYLPMPHALLPDRGLERYLKNNRSPSGWWSEMPKYVVSLLRAWFGDAATRENDWLFDALPRLSGNHSHMTTVSEMADGKVKGYLVLGENPTVGSMHGSLHRKGLRALDWLVVRDFALTETAEFWRTAPEIARGEIRTEDIRTEVFFFPAAAHTEKDGSFTNTQRCLQWHHQAIEPPGDCRSDLWFAYHLGRRLKRLYADEPGPNAEALRALTWDYPTKGRHEEPDAEAVLREVNGFTVADGRPVPGFKELADDGSTACGCWIYSGCYKDGVNQPARRKPQGDQHWVAPEWGWAWPSNRRILYNRASADPQGRPWSERKRYVWWDGERRAWTGYDVPDFIADRPPSYRPPPDAQGLATLSGDDPFIMQADGKGWLFAPSGLLDGPLPTHYEPEESVIENPLYRQQCNPARMEWHRGDNPYHRAFADPRFPYVVTTYRLTEHHTAGGMSRWLSWLAELQPELFCEISPELAAEKGLANGRWATITTARGEIECRVLVTERMKPLRVRGRTLHTIGLPYHWSYVGRVRGDPANELIPFVADPNVSIQESKALTADIREGRHSRGRRSATDGLELRRPEPPHAPPPRDLPGIRTAHRHPPTEPRK; encoded by the coding sequence ATGCCCAGGCTGCCCGTCATCTCCGACTGGCCGGTCGCACGGCAGCTCGTCTCGGGCGATGGCTCCGGCCTCGGCGCGAGCGCGATGAGCGAGCGGACGCGCGAGCTCGCGCCCCGCACCGCCTCGGCGGATCGCGTGGTCCGCTCCATCTGCCCGTACTGCGCCGTCGGCTGCGGCCAGCTCGTGTACGTGAAGGACGAGCGGATCATCGACATCGAGGGGGATCCCGACTCGCCCATGTCCCAGGGCTGCCTCTGCCCGAAGGGCGCCGCGACCTTCCAGCTCGTCACCGGCTCGCACCGCGAGCAGCACGTCCTCCACCGCAGGCCGGGCGCCACGGCGTGGGAGCGCATCCCGCTGGAGCGGGCGATGGACATGGTCGCCGAGCGCGTGAAGCGCTCGCGCGACGCGACCTTCGAGGAACGCATCGAGGATCCCGGCGCGAAGCATCACGGCGCGCGGGTGCGTCGCTCGCTCGGGGTCGCGCACCTCGGCGGCGCGACGCTCGACAACGAGGAGAACTACCTCCTCAAGAAGCTCTACACGGCGCTCGGCATCGTGCAGGTGGAGAACCAGGCGCGGATCTGACACAGCTCCACGGTCCCCGGTCTGGGGATCTCGTTCGGCCGCGGCGGCGCGACGACCTTCCCCGCTGACCTGCAGAACGCCGACTGGATCGTCGTGCAGGGCTCGAACATGGCCGAGTGCCACCCGGTCGCCTTCCGCTGGGTGATGGAGGCGAAGAACCGCGGCGCGACGGTCATCCACGTCGATCCGCGCTTCACGCGCACGAGCGCCGTCTCCGACCTCCACGTCCCCATCCGCCCCGGCTCCGACATCGCCTTCCTCGGCGGCCTCGTCCGCCACGTCATCGAGAACCGGCGCTGGTTCGAGGAGTACGTCCTCCACTACACGAACGCGGCCACCCTCGTGGACGAGCGCTTCCGGGACACCGAGGACCTGGAGGGCCTCTTCAGCGGGTTCGACCCGGAGGCGAACTCGTACGACCCGGAGACCTGGTCGTACGAAGGCGTCGCGGGCACGGTGCCCGCCGCCGGGCACAAGGAGCTCTTCGCCGAGAAGGGCGCCGGCCGGGAGGCGCTGCACGGCAACGTCCTCGAGCGCAGGACCGACCCCACGCTGCAGGACCCACGCTGCGTCTTCCAGCTCCTGAGGCGGCACTTCTCCCGCTACACGCCGGAGGTCGTGGCGGAGACGTGCGGCATCCCCGAGCCGCTGTTCCTCGAGGTCGCCGAGACCCTGTGCCGCAACTCCGGCCGCGAGCGGACCGGGGCGTTCTGCTACGCCGTCGGGTGGACGCAGCACTCGGTGGGCGTCCAGTACATCCGCACCGCGGCCATCCTGCAGCTCCTCCTCGGCAACATCGGGCGTCCGGGGGGCGGGATCATGGCGCTGCGCGGCCACGCGTCCATCCAGGGCTCGACGGACATCCCGACGCTGTTCGACATGCTCCCCGGCTACCTGCCCATGCCGCACGCCCTCCTGCCGGACCGGGGCCTCGAGCGCTACCTGAAGAACAACCGCTCGCCGTCCGGCTGGTGGAGCGAGATGCCCAAGTACGTCGTGTCGCTGCTGAGGGCGTGGTTCGGGGACGCCGCGACGCGTGAGAACGACTGGCTGTTCGACGCTTTGCCGCGCCTGTCGGGCAACCACTCGCACATGACGACCGTCTCCGAGATGGCGGACGGGAAGGTGAAGGGGTACCTCGTCCTCGGCGAGAACCCGACCGTCGGCTCGATGCACGGGAGCCTCCACCGCAAGGGCCTGCGCGCGCTCGACTGGCTCGTCGTGCGGGACTTCGCCCTCACCGAGACCGCCGAGTTCTGGCGCACGGCGCCGGAGATCGCCCGCGGCGAGATCCGCACCGAGGACATCCGGACGGAGGTGTTCTTCTTCCCGGCCGCGGCGCACACCGAGAAGGACGGCTCGTTCACGAACACGCAGCGCTGCCTGCAGTGGCACCACCAGGCGATCGAGCCGCCCGGCGACTGCCGCAGCGATCTCTGGTTCGCGTACCACCTCGGCCGCCGCCTGAAGCGCCTCTACGCCGACGAGCCGGGGCCAAACGCCGAGGCGCTCCGCGCGCTCACCTGGGACTACCCGACGAAGGGGAGGCACGAGGAGCCGGACGCGGAGGCGGTGCTGCGCGAGGTGAACGGGTTCACCGTCGCGGACGGCAGGCCGGTGCCCGGGTTCAAGGAGCTCGCCGACGACGGCTCGACGGCGTGCGGCTGCTGGATCTACTCCGGGTGCTACAAGGACGGCGTGAACCAGCCCGCGCGCCGCAAGCCGCAGGGCGACCAGCACTGGGTGGCGCCGGAGTGGGGCTGGGCCTGGCCGTCCAACCGGCGGATCCTCTACAACCGCGCCTCGGCGGATCCCCAGGGGCGCCCCTGGTCGGAGCGGAAGCGCTACGTCTGGTGGGACGGGGAGAGGCGCGCGTGGACAGGGTACGACGTCCCGGACTTCATCGCCGACCGCCCGCCCTCGTACCGCCCTCCTCCCGACGCGCAGGGGCTCGCCACGCTCTCCGGCGACGATCCCTTCATCATGCAGGCCGACGGGAAGGGCTGGCTCTTCGCGCCGTCGGGCCTCCTCGACGGCCCGCTCCCGACGCACTACGAGCCGGAGGAGTCGGTGATCGAGAACCCGCTCTACCGGCAGCAGTGCAACCCCGCCCGCATGGAGTGGCACCGCGGCGACAACCCGTACCACCGGGCGTTCGCGGATCCGCGCTTCCCGTACGTGGTCACGACGTACCGCCTCACGGAGCACCACACGGCGGGCGGGATGAGCCGCTGGCTCTCGTGGCTCGCCGAGCTGCAGCCCGAGCTGTTCTGCGAGATCTCCCCGGAGCTCGCCGCGGAGAAGGGGCTCGCGAACGGGCGCTGGGCCACGATCACCACCGCGCGCGGCGAGATCGAGTGCCGCGTGCTCGTGACGGAGCGGATGAAGCCGCTCCGCGTCAGGGGCCGGACGCTCCACACCATCGGCCTCCCCTACCACTGGAGCTACGTGGGGCGCGTGCGCGGCGATCCCGCGAACGAGCTCATCCCGTTCGTCGCCGACCCGAACGTCTCGATCCAGGAGTCGAAGGCGCTCACCGCGGACATCCGCGAGGGCCGCCACTCCCGCGGACGGCGGTCCGCGACCGACGGGCTCGAGCTCCGCCGGCCCGAGCCGCCCCACGCGCCGCCGCCGCGGGATCTCCCGGGGATCCGGACGGCGCATCGCCACCCGCCCACCGAGCCGAGGAAGTAG
- a CDS encoding ATP-binding domain-containing protein, whose product MPNPTTQPIAPAADLDARAREIVAEEEALLAAVHGALGARAAARSGEGDLAGRLRELRDEALESTAKDLPTVFQEMGLVRAVLERQRPDGFPDPSAPYFAHLRVREGGEVRDYCLGRHTFVDRGAGVRVVDWRYAPVSALFYRYREGEEFEEPFPGRVAAGVVEARRVVVVERGVLTRVSTGELTVARGADGVWRRLAVEGAALGGGAGTAARAGVLGTGAGARGRVATPEITALLDPEQFEAVSSPPDRPLLVIGSAGSGKTTVALHRLARIAFEDPRRYPPSRMQVVVPELGLAQLAARLLEPLGLDRAAVRTLDAWSRGAFQSVFRAPPPRLCTDTPPLVSRLKRHPALHETLRRRPRLAGQRPVLSKLRQELGDLFVDRAFLEGVVRASGGDLPTTAVEETHRHTRLQLAPPPDDAIAGVDADRRETLDGLGVSEDTPEAIAGTLDPEDLPILLFLATLGGAGSGRKLAHLVVDEAEDVSLFELFALGRHLEGRSVTLAGDEAQQTFSSYAGWPQALAALGAERAATVRLETTYRCPRPIAEAAHAILGPLAPRELPRTGRDGAPVSRFDFPTEAHAQLFLVGAVRDLVEREPDASVAVVAHSAEVARAFHRLLADMPEVRLALDGRFSFRPGVDVTDVASVKGLEFDYVVVPDASVRAYPDTDEARRRLHVAVTRAAHQLWIAAPGTPSPLLRAIPAA is encoded by the coding sequence TTGCCGAACCCGACGACCCAGCCGATCGCCCCCGCGGCCGACCTCGACGCCCGTGCGCGCGAGATCGTCGCCGAGGAGGAGGCCCTGCTCGCCGCGGTGCACGGCGCGCTCGGCGCGCGCGCGGCCGCCCGGAGCGGCGAGGGCGATCTCGCGGGCCGCCTACGGGAGCTGCGCGACGAGGCGCTCGAGTCCACCGCGAAGGACCTGCCGACCGTGTTCCAGGAGATGGGGCTCGTCCGCGCCGTCCTGGAGCGGCAGCGGCCGGACGGATTCCCCGACCCGAGCGCCCCGTACTTCGCCCACCTGCGCGTCCGCGAGGGCGGCGAGGTGCGCGACTACTGCCTGGGGCGCCACACCTTCGTGGATCGCGGCGCCGGCGTGCGCGTCGTGGACTGGCGTTACGCGCCGGTGTCGGCGCTCTTCTACCGGTACCGCGAGGGCGAGGAGTTCGAGGAGCCGTTCCCGGGCAGGGTGGCCGCGGGGGTGGTGGAGGCGCGGCGCGTGGTGGTGGTGGAGCGCGGGGTGCTGACGCGCGTCTCCACGGGCGAGCTGACCGTCGCGCGCGGCGCCGACGGCGTGTGGCGACGGCTCGCGGTCGAGGGCGCCGCGCTGGGCGGGGGCGCCGGCACCGCGGCGCGCGCCGGGGTGCTCGGCACGGGTGCGGGCGCGCGGGGACGCGTGGCGACGCCGGAGATCACCGCGCTGCTCGATCCCGAGCAGTTCGAGGCGGTCTCCTCGCCGCCGGATCGCCCCCTGCTCGTCATCGGCAGCGCCGGGAGCGGCAAGACGACCGTGGCGCTTCACCGCCTCGCCCGCATCGCCTTCGAGGATCCGCGGCGCTATCCGCCCTCCCGCATGCAGGTGGTCGTGCCCGAGCTCGGCCTCGCCCAGCTCGCCGCGCGGCTCCTCGAGCCGCTCGGGCTCGACCGCGCCGCCGTGCGGACCCTCGACGCGTGGTCCCGCGGGGCCTTCCAGAGCGTGTTCCGAGCGCCGCCCCCGCGCCTGTGCACGGACACGCCGCCGCTCGTCTCGCGCCTGAAGCGCCACCCGGCGCTGCACGAGACGCTCCGCCGCCGGCCGCGCCTGGCGGGGCAGCGGCCGGTGCTCTCCAAGCTGCGCCAGGAGCTCGGCGATCTGTTCGTGGACCGCGCGTTCCTCGAGGGCGTGGTCCGCGCGTCGGGAGGCGATCTCCCCACGACGGCGGTCGAGGAGACGCACCGCCACACCCGGCTGCAGCTGGCGCCGCCCCCGGACGACGCCATCGCCGGCGTGGACGCCGACCGGCGCGAGACGCTCGACGGGCTGGGCGTCTCGGAGGACACGCCGGAGGCGATCGCCGGTACGCTCGACCCGGAGGACCTGCCCATCCTGCTGTTCCTGGCGACGCTCGGCGGCGCCGGGAGCGGGAGGAAGCTCGCGCACCTCGTGGTGGACGAGGCGGAGGACGTCTCGCTGTTCGAGCTGTTCGCCCTGGGGCGGCACCTCGAGGGGAGGAGCGTCACGCTCGCGGGCGACGAGGCGCAGCAGACGTTCTCGTCGTACGCCGGCTGGCCCCAGGCGCTCGCGGCGCTGGGCGCGGAGCGGGCCGCGACCGTCCGCCTGGAGACGACGTACCGCTGCCCCCGGCCGATCGCGGAGGCCGCGCACGCCATCCTCGGCCCGCTCGCGCCGCGCGAGCTGCCGCGCACCGGCCGAGACGGCGCGCCGGTGTCGCGCTTCGACTTCCCCACCGAGGCGCACGCGCAGCTCTTCCTCGTCGGCGCCGTCCGCGATCTCGTGGAGCGCGAGCCGGACGCCTCGGTGGCGGTGGTCGCGCACTCCGCCGAGGTCGCGCGCGCGTTCCACCGGCTCCTCGCCGACATGCCGGAGGTGCGCCTCGCGCTCGACGGCCGCTTCTCGTTCCGGCCGGGGGTGGACGTGACCGACGTCGCGAGCGTGAAGGGCCTCGAGTTCGACTACGTCGTGGTCCCCGACGCCTCGGTCCGCGCCTACCCGGACACGGACGAGGCAAGGCGCCGCCTCCACGTCGCCGTCACCCGTGCCGCGCACCAGCTCTGGATCGCGGCCCCGGGCACGCCGTC